Part of the Arachis hypogaea cultivar Tifrunner chromosome 6, arahy.Tifrunner.gnm2.J5K5, whole genome shotgun sequence genome, ATCGCAATACCTATTAACTCAGCtccagtcgacttcacgtgaagttgataaccgACTCTCGACTATCaccttcacgtgaagttgactgcacctgagtttttacctattataaaataaaaggtaaaaaGTGGTAGTTGTGTGCATACCATAAGCTCTAGGGTTGGAAATGAAATCCATGTGCATTCTATATGCATTAGCAGCAATGAAGACATGAGAACCAATGTCTTGGTTGAGAGAATTGATCATTTCAACGAGTTGGGGATTGTATAATGCAGCAGCTCTCTGGAGTTCAACGTCGCAATCACCCGTTCTGCTTCTCATTGCCAATTCCGCTGGAACACACCCCATTGGTCCTGTTCCCGTCACAAGCACCCTTCTTGCTCCCAGATTATACAGATTCCTCAGAACTTTCCGATACTCTGAAATCAGGTACCGCACGTAATCCGGGAGAGAGAACTGGCGTGATCTTGCTGAATAGGGGACTAGGTAGTAGTTGTTGACGAAGTCGTTGCCACCCAGTGTGATTAGGAACAGTGCTCTGTTCACGTGGTTTCTTGCTCCACTTGCTCCAATGTGTGCACTCAACCGTGCTTGGTATTCTCTGAACAGCTTCAGTTGCTTCTCTATGTGGATAATGTGCAACTGCCAAATCATTGAATGTGATTAACAATTTACTGTTGcatcaaaattaataaaactacgaaaagaataagaaaaggaaagatgaagaaattttattgtttattattgTTTTGGAAGAACAATTATACCTAATTATACTAATTGCTAAATTGATTTTGAACTTTAAAATAAGTCAAAACAACTAGAATCTCTAGATGATtcttttaaagaaagataaacataACTAACTTAAAAAAGACAAgcataataaataaaaactaacacaagaatttaataaaaattaaactcattgcACTAATACTCACAAACTGAATTCCGGTGTCATTGAGAATTCCAATGCCAGCGGATGCAAAATTAGCACCAATTAGAAGCTTCTCTCCAACAAGTAACGGGCTCAAGTATGGCAGAGTAGGCTCTAACCCAAGCTCAAGACCTACATCAAtcatacttaattaattaatttagttacaaCAAATAAACCATGCAAATTAAAACTGCTGGACCATACTGATTAAATCAGGGATGTTGAGGCCGTTAGAGAAGCGTCCGGTCGGTCGGTGCGTCGGATAATCGATCCCATAGGGTGGTGCATCCGCTCTAGCGGTGGTTGCCAAGAAATCGTTGTTGCCACTATCCACTAATGAGTCACCAAAAACAAAGAATGCTCTTGGTTGAGCATTaacaaaacaagaacaagaaccaagaagaaacaCAACCATTAAGCTTATCATTATACAATAACTAGCCATAGCTTAGTGTATGAATAACGAACAAATAGCTAGGTTGGTTATTCTAGTTTAATTTTGTATATGATAAGTGGTGTTGTGGTTTGCATGGAGATTGGAAAagggtatatataatataatataaggtaCTAGGTAGTGTTGTATTCTGATGTGACTGTGTGAGAGATTGATAACTCTATCTATCTCTTTGTGTAAAACTACATTCATAAATGTGTTGTTCTACCACCTCTCAAGAATTAAAGCAAACCGCCGAATCAAGAataaggaggaagaggaggagggaaAGTACTTCAAATAATTGCATTGCTGACTCTCTTAAGTTTCTGATTCTTAAAttcaccaaaaccatcaaaaataaaattacattgtGGAATTCTATGTATGCTTTTTTATCAGTTACCACAACTTCATGTAATATTACTGCTTCACCATGGCATCAATAATAGGCCATATAATTCCGCGTAATATATATTTGCATAGGCAAACAAAAGACTAGGATTTAGTGAAAACTCATGTACAGTTAATTTCATATGAAGCTGATAGTTGAGAACTGTTAGATAAagatttagtcaaatcagtcaaatcatttaaccgctttcaactatcaacttcacgtgaagttaacgTAGTTTTCATCCTAGTATGTTACGAATTGAATGAGTTTCTATTTGTGTTTGTATCTAATTTGTCAAACAAAAAAGTTATATATTCATAAATAATCAATAATCAAATCAGTTATTATCTAtttataacttatttttaatgtgtattttgtatttaaacatatattttatacgaatatttaatttagtgattgatttttttatgtatatttaacATCATTGTTTATCAAGACTAACCAAATAAATTAAAGTAGCAATTCAATATATAatataaggtgaaaactcaggtgaagtcgacttcatgtgaagttgatatctgagagccgttatatgaaaatttagtcaaatcagtcaaatcatctaaagTCTCTCAGGTattaatttcacgtgaagtcgactgcacttgaATTTACACCGTAATATAAAGTGGTAAGAAACTAAGAATTAgtactttagtttttatttttattgttattattattgagaGCTTGGAATGGAAAGTCGAAAAGAGGAGATAGAGGATTTAAATCCATTAATGCGAGAATGAAAGAGTAGCTACATAAGAAAAGTAGTTAATAACATAGTAGTTGATATCAAAGTGCGTTGATACATTTAAAACTATAGTAGTTTCAGGGGCATAGAATGCGAGTTATATGCTCTGCCAGCTTTGGTGTATAGCCAATTGTGGAATCTAGTTTGTTGATTTGACACTGACTCAAAAGCTAGTGTGCGATGAAATCAAAGCCTCATGTATATGTTCTTCACTATAATAATTTGaactatattattatattctaataattaattaatctcAAAAGATTCATCCTGAACTCGGTCTAAATCTAAGTGGACCAGTATTCATATTACGGAAAGTGATTATAAATGGTAGCATCTTACTGGAAAATTCAAATAACATTAACTCCTTGGTGTCGGAATATTCCACAATAATTGGATAATGATGACTAGTTTTGGAAGATCCCACAGGTTGAAACTTGAAAAACAATGTAGTGTTGATCACATGATCCAATCTTATTCAAGTCGCTTTACTTTAGTTTGATGAATTTAATTTGTTGATTCTAAATGGTGGCTTAATTCTCAGACATGCCTAAATTATGGGGAACCGCAAGTTCCCTTAAGCGTCATGAAATTAGGCAGCGATGTAAAACCGATAAAGATcaaagaaacatttcatcaaacacattaAGAGCATGACTTCTCTATTGATGGCTAATCATTGTGGGTTTTCTATTATGCTAAACTCTACGGTCACTCTCATGCAATTTGTTGAATTAGGaggtaaaatttaaatttaaatgggCCAAAGCTACATGATGTGGTTCTAAAGTGCTAAGTATAGGAATGAATATTGAATTGAATTAATGGGTGGGTGGGGTCAATGAGGATAGGGATCATTGGGTCATGTGATCAACATAAATAAGGTGGCGTTTGGTCGCAACTTACAGCTACCCTCCTCAAACCTCAATCAACTTGTGTGTTTCTTTCATTTTCAGTTTTTCAAGCTAGTTTCACCTTCAGTGAACAACTTTCTACACACGTGTGAAAATCAGCCCTTgttagttaattaataattactcCTCCTAAACCAAAAAGCTTAAATGGGGAAATGAATTCAGAGTTAACCTCTGGCCCTAAGATTGGCGATTTGCATTagtttaattattgatattctaaTTGTACTACTTTAATctctcaaattcaaaaaaaatatattaaattagttCCTCACAACGTTAGATTATATTTAACAGAAAAAGTGTTGAGACTagcttgtattttttttaaatatgagaaATTAAAGTAGTACAATTAGAATTTAAGaaactaaattgataaaaaaatgccAATAGCAAGAATAATTTTAGGgtttaactcaaaaaataaataaagaaaatacattagaattatatatatatatatatatatatatatatatatatatatatatataatgaatttcGTTAGAGAGCCGATGAAGAATTTTGACAGTGTGTACAATGTTATTtcacattaaattttaaattctcaaatttaaattttaaatttttaaaaattcagttaattattttaaaaaaaataactatctgaaattctaatttactaaaattttttgctctaatactttttttttcaaccGGTGGCCAATCCATCTTTATCAATAATCATCCCATTTTACCGTCGTTACTTGGCTTGCCACACGCCACTCACCCttagtaaaaataaccatccacttaaggataaaaataatcatccgcatatctaataaattgaacatctaacatattttaattatatataactaaatccAATCCAATCGAAATAAGcatctacataaaaattaaaataatcatctgcatacctactaaaatgaccatcctaaattgaccattaaaatagaagaagaaaatgaataaacaGAAGAAACAACTATGatcatccaataatttaatttttattaaaaaaaaagaaaaatgtataaTTTGACACATGAGTCTTATAATTTGATGTAACCATAAAATTggagaaacaaaaaatagaaaaaaagcttGAACAGATGAAGAGACATGAGTGAGAATTAAAAGTAAGCAATTGAGTGTTTGATTTGATATTGTCTTCAAGCACGTGTATGTTACATCTATCATACTCACACGGTTAATTCAAACAACAGCGTCGTTGAGCTTTTAGCGGCATATGCGGAACCCGTGACAGCATCGGTTGGAGTGTGCGGTAGTGTCGTCGGCACGGAGTCGTTGTA contains:
- the LOC112695365 gene encoding GDSL esterase/lipase At5g33370-like, yielding MASYCIMISLMVVFLLGSCSCFVNAQPRAFFVFGDSLVDSGNNDFLATTARADAPPYGIDYPTHRPTGRFSNGLNIPDLISLELGLEPTLPYLSPLLVGEKLLIGANFASAGIGILNDTGIQFLHIIHIEKQLKLFREYQARLSAHIGASGARNHVNRALFLITLGGNDFVNNYYLVPYSARSRQFSLPDYVRYLISEYRKVLRNLYNLGARRVLVTGTGPMGCVPAELAMRSRTGDCDVELQRAAALYNPQLVEMINSLNQDIGSHVFIAANAYRMHMDFISNPRAYGFVTSKIACCGQGPYNGIGLCTPASNLCPNRDLCAFWDPFHPSERASRIIVQQILRGTNEYMHPMNLSTIMALDSRN